One Brassica napus cultivar Da-Ae chromosome C4, Da-Ae, whole genome shotgun sequence genomic region harbors:
- the LOC106403164 gene encoding peroxidase 17: MSLFNPHLILHLLLLTVVTGEILRPRFYSETCPEAESIVRREMKKAMFKEARSVASVMRLQFHDCFVNGCDASVLLDDTPNMLGEKLSLSNINSLRSFEVVDYIKEALEKACPATVSCADIVIMASRDAVALTGGPDWEVKLGRKDSLTASQKDSDDIMPSPRANATFLIDLFKRFDLSVRDMVALSGSHSIGQGRCFSIMFRLYNQSGSGKPDPVIEPVYKKKLNKLCPLGGDENVTGDLDATPYVFDNQYFKDLVSGRGFLNSDQTLYTSRETREYVKRFSEDQGEFFRAFAEGMVKLGDLQSGRPGEVRSNCRVVNRRHNDVLPVS, from the exons atGTCCCTTTTCAATCCCCATCTCATCCTCCACCTACTTCTCTTGACAGTGGTCACCGGAGAAATTCTGCGACCAAGATTCTACAGCGAAACATGCCCTGAAGCTGAATCCATAGTAAGAAGAGAAATGAAGAAAGCCATGTTTAAGGAAGCAAGAAGCGTCGCTTCCGTTATGCGTCTCCAGTTTCACGACTGTTTCGTCAAT GGATGTGACGCGTCTGTGTTGCTTGACGACACACCGAACATGCTTGGTGAAAAACTATCACTTTCCAACATCAATTCACTTAGATCATTCGAAGTTGTTGACTACATTAAAGAAGCTCTAGAGAAAGCTTGTCCAGCTACTGTTTCTTGTGCTGACATCGTTATCATGGCTTCTCGTGACGCCGTTGCTCTT ACAGGAGGACCGGACTGGGAAGTGAAGCTAGGGAGGAAAGACAGTTTAACAGCGAGTCAAAAAGATTCAGACGATATAATGCCGAGTCCACGAGCAAACGCAACGTTCTTGATTGATCTCTTCAAAAGATTTGATCTTTCTGTCAGAGACATGGTGGCTTTATCTGGGTCACACTCGATTGGTCAAGGTCGGTGTTTTTCTATCATGTTTAGGCTTTACAACCAATCCGGTTCTGGTAAACCGGATCCAGTTATCGAACCGGTTTACAAGAAGAAGCTTAACAAGCTTTGTCCTTTGGGTGGAGACGAGAACGTGACCGGAGATCTAGACGCAACACCATATGTTTTTGATAATCAGTACTTCAAAGACTTGGTCTCAGGGAGAGGGTTTCTTAACTCTGACCAGACTCTTTACACGAGTAGAGAGACGAGGGAGTATGTGAAAAGGTTTAGTGAGGATCAAGGTGAGTTCTTCAGGGCTTTTGCAGAAGGGATGGTGAAGCTGGGTGATTTGCAATCCGGGAGACCTGGTGAGGTTAGGTCTAACTGTAGGGTTGTTAATAGAAGGCATAATGATGTATTGCCTGTCTCttga